CCAAAAACACTCAAGTATACAAAAAGCTAAGTTTCAACCTAAGGAGCTAAACTCATCAAACAAATCAAAGAATCAACCTAAGCTAAGGCTTAATGGCTACATATTGATCTAAAATACCCAAAGTTGAGGGATCATGCAAACTTAAGATCACTACCTAAAACCTTCCTAATGATCAtactacttatatatatatatatatatacagaaacTAATAGAGCCAAGTCTCAAAGAAGAAACCTATAAGACCTTGAAGTAGAAATGTCCTAAGAtgaggttcaaaagatgaatttcttgaaaaaattagTTTTAGGCACCAgttgatgaccacgaaggccatcacgggtcgTATTCCTTACCATAATTTTTGGTATGCCGCCGTGGTAGAGATTCAAAAAATCAGACCCTACAAAGAAGGGTCCATGACAAGGACCACGGGCCTTGGTGAGCACCATGAGTCATGATGCCCTCCGTGGTGAGCACTATGAGTCGTGATGCTCTCTGTGGGAACCCCTCCCCTAAGACCATTAGATTTCACTCAAAGTTAGGGACCACATCCCAAACACCACGGGTTGTATTACCTTTCAGGATCATGGTGGATCTCGTGGTGGAAAGCCTTCAAAAACTCTCTTTTTATAAAATCCCAAGTCCCTCACTACGGAGGGGATCACAGGTGTCTATAACTGTCCGTGGTGATGGTCCGTCCTGGGTTGGGAAAATTTTAAAGTTGCATTTCTCTACCAtttcttcccacttgagttaaggTAGGCGAAGTTATTAGAatttatcaaccttaagcaaggtaacatgagtgtgagggaataagCCCTCATGTTCACAAAGTTGTCCACgtatgctccttctttggtaGACGACCCTCATGCTCGATTGAGCAATTTATTTTGGAAGTCTCTGACTTGCTTATGAATAAATGCCAAACCACTATgctcatcaaggagatggatatctctaggtTTATGACTTATACcgagaaaattgaagaagagaagattAAAGAGAGGAATGTAAGGAAGTCCAATAGGGCTCAGTTTGAATGTTGGTTTTCTCGCAATAAATTTGGTGGAAGTAATGTTCTTTTCTGATAGAGTCAAAAAAAATCAAGGATAAGGTTCTTCAAACACTCCGGCTCCAAAACTTGAGAAGGACAAGTTGCCAAATCCTAAGGGATATGGAAGAGCTCTGGATGGTCAAGTCATTATTCCATTTAAGAAGTGTGGGAGAAACCATATGGGAGATTTCTTAGAAGTGTCGGATGTTTTCTATATGTTTGGAAAGTTGGGTCATTAGGCAAAAGAGTGTAGGAGTGGGGCTAGACCCCAGGTTCAGACTCCGACTACCAGTCATCCAGATCAACATGCTATTAATTTTGGTGGTGATCAGTGCTAAAATAGATTGGCCTTATAGACTCattaggagttagaggattccctCAATTTTATGACTGGTGttttgaaagtctttgactttgatatttttgcattattagatctaggtgctactctatcatttgttactccttatcttttaATGAGATTCATTATTAGCCCCAAGATCTTTCTAGAACCTTTTTCAGTTTATAATTAAATTGGTGATTCAATTATGGCTAAAAgtgtttatagaaattgtccagttTCAGTTTTGCATAAACTCACtttagttgatcttgtagagcttgaagTGACTCATTTTGACGTTATTCTCGAATAGATTGGccttatgcatgttatgcctatggcctcatgcatgttatgcctctatatgttgtacAACCAATGTcgttaagtttcaattttctaATGAGCTCTTCCTAGAATAGAAATGTAGTAAtttcgagttcaagggtcaaattatctcatgccttaaagctcaaaaaatgatttccaaaggttatATCTATCATCTACTTTAGGTAAGAGATACTAATTCTGAAActtctactcttgagtcagttcctgttgttaatgagtttctggaaGTTTTCCCTGATGATCTCCCAGCCATTCCTTTTAAAAGAGAAATATACTTCGGTATCAATCTCCTCctcgatactcagcctatctctattcctccttactaaaTTGCCCTACATAGATGAATGAATTAAAGgaacagttgaaagatttgGTAGATAAGGTTTTTATATGACTGAATATCTCTCTATAGGGTGCTTTGGTTCTCTTTTTCAGAAAGAAACATGGCAGTTTTCGTACATATATtgattatcggcaattgaatatggtcaaaattaagaataagtatcccattccaagaatatatgacttgttcgatcaacttcaaggggaaagttacttttcaaagattgatctctgaTCGAGTTATCATCAAATccgagtaagagaatgtgacattccaaagatggcttttagaactcagtatggtcagtttgaattcttggttatgtcttttggactaacgaattctcctacaacttttatggatttgataaacaAGGTATTCAAgctatatttggatatgttcattaCTGTGTTCATTGATAaaattttgatctactctcgaagtgaggaagagcatgtcgatcatttgaggatgttGCAATTTCTCAAGAACcgtcagttgtatgcaaagtttagtaagtgtgaattttggttaaggtcagtAACTTTTCGTGGCCACATTAGAATAATGGTTAATCCAAAGAAGGCTGAGGCGATTAAGAATTGCCCTAAACCATTGAATCCTTCCAACATTCAAAGTTTTTTAGGTTTAGCAGGTTATTACAGacagtttgtggaaggtttctcttccattgcattgcccttaactactttgactcaaaataatgtgaagttccaatggtcgaGGCATAtaagaaaagctttcaagagttgaaggataggcttacctccgctctggtgttgactttaccagaaggttttgatgggttttttttgtattatgatgcttcacggGTTAGtattggttgtgttctaatgcaacATAGTAAattgatagcttatgctttaaGTCAACTCAAGGCActtgagaagaattacccaacttaGGATTTGGAGTAGGCGGTGGTGCTATTTTGCTTTGAAGTTATGGAGACACAATCTCTATAGtatccatgtggatgttttaACCATCCaaaagagtttgcaatatgtgttcactcaaaaggacttgaacctttgaTAAATAAGATGACTagagttgttgaaagattatgatttgagtgtgctataccatctaggtaaagcaaGTGTGGTTCActatgctcttagtagattatccatgagTAGTTTTGCTCATTTAgattaaaagaagaaagagctagtttggGGCGTGCATAGATTAGTCCGTTTGGAAGTCCGATAGGTTGATTCTGAGGATGGTTGTCTTATTGTGCAAAATAGTTCTGTATCATCTCTTATGGAATATGTCAAGGAAAAACAAGATAGTGATTctgctttggttgaattgaagaaagtaattgccaaaaaagccatcgaggctttctcccaaggagaAGATGGTGTTTTAAGATATCAAGGCTAGTTATGTGTACCTAATATTGATGGCTTGAAAGAGATGATATTAGCCGGAGCTCATTATTAGTGATATTCTATAAATCTCGATTCCACAAATATGTGTCGAGATTTGAGGGAATTGTATTTGTGGAATGatatgaaaagggatattgcaGAATCTATGGATATGTTAGAgctcgtggctaagtgtcctaattgtcaacaagtgaaggttgagcataaaaaactgaaggtttggctcaagacattgataatcctacttggaagtgggattccttgaatatggacttcattacttgTCTGCCCCTTagtcgtaggcaacatgattctatttgggtaattgttgaataaatgactaagttggctcattttcttcttattaatacttcacattcagccgaggactatgctatattgtatattcgagagttgttTAAGCTTCACGGTGTTCCATTTTCTATCATCTCgaattgaggtactcaatttacaccTCAGGTTTGGAGATCCTTCTAAAAGGGTTTTGGTACTCAAGtaaagcttagtacaactttttgACTATCATACAAATGGATAGGATGAGCGTACTATTCAAATagtagaggacatgttgagagcatgtgttattgattttaaggaaaattgggatgatcattttccattaataGAGTTCACCTATAATAACAGTTTTCACTCTAGTATTGAGATGgatccatttgaggccttatttTCTAGGAGTTTTAGGTCCCTTATTGGTTGGTTTGTAGTTTGTGAAGTTGCTTtaataggacccgagttggtatttaaggctatggagaaggttagacttattagagaaagattaaagacagCCCAAGGCCGATAAAAGTACTATTCATATGTGAAAAGAAgataacttgaatttgaggttaagattgggtttacttaaatatttcacccatgaagggtgtaatgaattttggtaagaaagggaagctaagtccccgcTATGTAGGGCAatatcaaattttcaaatggattcataaggtggcttatgagttgtaATTGCATTCTGAGTTGGTATCGGTACATCCAGTGTTCCAGATGTCCttattgagaaagtttgttggtgatcctaactCCATTGTACCCTTGGACAGCATAGAggttaaagagagtctttcttatgagaAGGTTCTGGTTGAAATCTTGGACCTACAAGTTAAAAAGTAtaggaacaaggaaatagattcatTTAAAGTgctatggaggaaccaagagatTGAGTGTGCTATATGGGAAGCTGAAGCCGATAAGATATCCCGATATCCTCTTCTCTTTCCTTCCGTGCCTAgttaaggtatttagttcctttatGATCTAATTAtcccaaatcatgtgtttcagttgttctcattgtttcatatgcattcatgttcatgaaatgagttttaaagtcatattttagctcGATATTAAACATTTCATGTGTTATGTATTATTGAGATGTTTTGTATTCATATTGGTCTGTTATATTTCTTTCCTAGTACATTCATGCTAGTTTGAAtcccattcaaggatgaatgtttccaaggagAGATATTCTATGACctcggaagttggaaagtcctaTGACGAGGTTCAAAGGTTGAATTTCTAGAAAAACTTAATTTTTCACACCAAGTGGTGACCATGAAGGCCATCATGGACATATTCCTCACTACGTTTCATGGTGTTCCACTGTGGTGGATATTCAAAAACATATACCTTGCAAGGAGGGCCACGACAAAGACAATGAGCTATGGTTAGCATCACGAGCCGTGATGTCCTCCGCGGTGACCCCTCTCCTAAGACCCTCGGATTTCACTCCAAGTTAGGAACCATGTACCAACCACCATGGGCTATATTTCCATTCATAGACTGTGGTGGGTCACGTGGTGGATATTCTTCCAAAACCTCCTTTTCAAAAAATCCCAAGTCCTTCACCATAGAGGAGATCACGTACAGTGGTAATGATCCATCATGGGTTCCAGATTCAGTATAAGTTGGGGTTATCTTGGTCATTTctctatatttcattaatgaatggtTTTTCGGactagattcttacctattaactaacctaaattCTCTTAACCCTCCTATTCTCACCATAATTCCCTAAATC
The genomic region above belongs to Solanum dulcamara chromosome 5, daSolDulc1.2, whole genome shotgun sequence and contains:
- the LOC129890614 gene encoding uncharacterized protein LOC129890614, which codes for MVNPKKAEAIKNCPKPLNPSNIQSFLGLAGYYRQFVEVFQMSLLRKFVGDPNSIVPLDSIEVKESLSYEKVLVEILDLQVKKYRNKEIDSFKVLWRNQEIECAIWEAEADKISRYPLLFPSVPS